The stretch of DNA CCCAGCCCAGCACCGGCGCCATCAGCTCGGCGGCCTCCCGGGCGCTGCGCGTGCCCCGGTCGAAGGTCTCGATGGATATGCGCGTACGCCGGGTCAGTACGTCGTCCAGGTGCCGGGCACCCTCGTGGGAGGCGGCGTAGACGATCTCGGCGCGCAGATAGTCGTCGGCGGCCTTGAGGGGAGCGCCCAGCGTCGGGTCCTCGGCGACGAGGGCGAGCACCTCCCGGGCCGCCGACCCGAACCTCCTCAACAGGTGCTCCACGCGCACCACATGGAGGCCGGTCTCGGCGGCTATGCGCGCCCGCGCGTTCCACAGGGCCGGGTAGCCCTCGGCGCCGAGCAGCGGGATCTCCTCGGTGACGCAGTCGGCGACGCGCATGTCGAGGCCGCGCACCGCCTCGTCGACGGCGTCCTTGGCCATCACCCGGTAGGTCGTGTACTTGCCACCCGCGATCACGACGAGGCCGGGCACCGGATGGACCACGGTGTGCTCGCGCGACAACTTGCTGGTGGCGTCGGACTCACCCGCCAGCAGCGGCCTCAGACCCGCGTAGACGCCCTGCACGTCGTCGCGGCCGAGCGGCACCGCGAGCACCGAGTTGACGTGCTCCAGGAGGTAGTCGATGTCGGCGCTGGAGGCGGCCGGATGCGCCTTGTCGAGGTCCCAGTCGGTGTCGGTGGTGCCCACGATCCAGTGCCGGCCCCAGGGGATCACGAAGAGCACGGACTTCTCGGTGCGCAGGATCAGCCCGGTGGTGGAGTTGATGCGGTCCTTGGGCACGACGAGGTGGATGCCCTTGGAGGCCCGGACGTGGAACTGACCGCGCTCCCCCACCATCGCCTGGGTGTCGTCGGTCCACACCCCGGTGGCGTTGACGATCTGCTTGGCGCGGATCTCGTACTCTCCGCCGCCCTCCACGTCCCGTACCCGCGCGCCGACGACCCGCTCGCCCTCGCGCAGGAATCCCGTGACCCGGGCGCGGTTGGCGGCCTTCGCGCCGTACGACACCGCCGTGCGCACCAGGGTGGCGACGAAGCGGGCGTCGTCCATCTGGGCGTCGTAGTACTGAAGGGCGCCGACCAGGGCGTCCTTGCGCAGGCAGGGAGACACCCGCAGGGCCTGACGGCGGGTCAGGTGAC from Streptomyces sp. 6-11-2 encodes:
- a CDS encoding glycerol-3-phosphate dehydrogenase/oxidase, which encodes MRTATLGPAQRAEALAGMAERELDILVVGGGVVGAGTALDAVTRGLATGIVEARDWASGTSSRSSKLIHGGLRYLEMLDFALVREALKERGLLLERLAPHLVRPVPFLYPLQHQGWERLYAGSGVALYDAMSMARGHGRGLPLHRHLTRRQALRVSPCLRKDALVGALQYYDAQMDDARFVATLVRTAVSYGAKAANRARVTGFLREGERVVGARVRDVEGGGEYEIRAKQIVNATGVWTDDTQAMVGERGQFHVRASKGIHLVVPKDRINSTTGLILRTEKSVLFVIPWGRHWIVGTTDTDWDLDKAHPAASSADIDYLLEHVNSVLAVPLGRDDVQGVYAGLRPLLAGESDATSKLSREHTVVHPVPGLVVIAGGKYTTYRVMAKDAVDEAVRGLDMRVADCVTEEIPLLGAEGYPALWNARARIAAETGLHVVRVEHLLRRFGSAAREVLALVAEDPTLGAPLKAADDYLRAEIVYAASHEGARHLDDVLTRRTRISIETFDRGTRSAREAAELMAPVLGWDKDQIEREVEHYDKRVEAERESQRQPDDLTADAARLGAPDIVPL